In Drosophila santomea strain STO CAGO 1482 chromosome 3L, Prin_Dsan_1.1, whole genome shotgun sequence, a single window of DNA contains:
- the LOC120449964 gene encoding uncharacterized protein LOC120449964, with protein MERYNRVYRDPASPLTPLTPLSTEAFTFEDVTPTGGAGRKGSAKYGLFGVPKANNLTVPNSRSALSGLKRLSESTLPTRFSQKFMRTRSVFSPTSQSTLLNGETKLLGESGVSKSRSKREERPKPDIRLLQETRLRQEASKLKSTRTKIKVEHPKSPLPSFSHPRYKPCSPVEHPTLSPRVKSLLDRTGNEHLTELFTRQEIDIEVLIQMTLEDLAALGVRGAREIRLAMNIIQLAKQIF; from the exons ATGGAGCGCTACAACCGCGTCTATAGAG ATCCCGCATCTCCACTGACCCCACTAACTCCCCTCTCCACCGAAGCTTTTACATTCGAAGATGTCACGCCCACTGGGGGCGCTGGCAGGAAAGGTTCCGCGAAATATGGACTCTTTGGAGTGCCGAAGGCCAATAATCTCACGGTACCAAACAGTCGATCAGCATTGTCCGGCCTAAAGCGACTATCAGAATCTACTTTACCCACGcgattttcacaaaaattcATGCGCACGCGTTCCGTATTTTCGCCCACCAGTCAAAGTACCCTTCTTAATGGGGAGACCAAGCTACTCGGAGAATCCGGAGTTTCGAAATCGCGTAGCAAAAGGGAAGAGAGGCCAAAGCCGGATATCCGACTGCTGCAGGAAACGCGTCTCAGGCAGGAGGCCTCCAAGTTGAAAAGTACGAGGACAAAGATTAAGGTGGAGCACCCAAAGAGTCCCCTTCCCAGTTTCAGTCATCCACGCTATAAGCCGTGCTCCCCGGTGGAGCACCCCACGTTGAGTCCTCGTGTCAAATCCCTGCTCGATCGCACTGGGAACGAACATCTCACGGAGCTGTTCACGCGCCAGGAGATCGACATTGAGGTGCTCATCCAAATGACCCTGGAGGACTTGGCGGCCCTGGGCGTACGCGGCGCCCGGGAGATCCGATTGGCCATGAATATTATCCAACTGGCCAAGCAGATCTTTTGA
- the LOC120448269 gene encoding H/ACA ribonucleoprotein complex subunit 2-like protein, with protein MVKVKVERSEDADDSVVASGDVTIKEEESYDDKLIFVNAIAKPMAGKKLAKKCYKLVKKAMKHKTFLRNGLKDVQTRLRKGETGICIFAGDVTPVDIMCHLPAVCEEKGIPYAYTPSRADLGAAMGVKRGTVALLVRQNDEYKDLYDEVKEELSALNIPV; from the exons ATGGTTAAAGTGAAAGTAGAGCGCTCCGAGGATGCCGATGACTCCGTGGTGGCCAGTGGCGATGTTACCATCAAGGAGGAGGAGTCCTACGACGACAAGTTGATCTTTGTGAACGCCATCGCGAAACCGATGGCAGGTAAAAAACTGGCCAAAAAGTGCTACAAACTGGTGAAGAAGGCCATGAAGCACAAGACTTTCCTGCGCAATGGATTGAAGGATGTACAGACTCGCCTGCGCAAGGGCGAAACGGG AATCTGCATCTTCGCTGGCGATGTTACACCTGTGGACATCATGTGCCACTTGCCCGCCGTTTGCGAGGAGAAGGGCATCCCTTATGCCTACACCCCAAGTCGGGCGGATCTGGGAGCTGCCATGGGCGTGAAGCGCGGTACAGTCGCCTTGCTGGTTCGCCAGAACGATGAGTACAAGGACCTGTACGATGAGGTCAAGGAGGAGCTGTCTGCACTGAACATACCCGTCTAG
- the LOC120450526 gene encoding probable helicase with zinc finger domain has translation MAAEKEMQAHDMVRRRSWARAVALYDQLIAPNPGQGAGGQVAGSRAQKDQQIACLLGRCECLLELGKFEGCLADAYKVLTLLSEQTECLASVSRARRWLVHALFKMHKYGDAEIFLSKWINELSGQQIYSDISKTLERYKSIIQMIMNGQHKAQALKIPHARLEDEMAILDTKLDHWATNNLPLDKYSKLLSNKGLKKREQQQQQQQQQQQQQQQQNGNGIGSYASSSSSSSTGSSSTMSSSSTSLHKTNDLLAAMKLTAGKHQPGSGDGSGSDQGDQAAPSTTCSYCTITFQTRNELRQHCQTEAHQKVIMSDEGRDWKWRPPPRGYTLDTYSLCETFSEAHICHYGAQCVEAHGQDELNEWKERFEYRRMRMQKACEKELYGKSYTEQVLDRWIQATAPERVMCERVPDMEARCEQQLVTSISSKTSKREWLFQLETKKPLKAVALLQDAHRNHFAMKSIKMCKPTEASMELKSDQEWLAGSSSSQAETSNDDSAALIHEITVEFHTEIYGTFRQAICFDVGQEPLLVRHLCVDVLPVNDAEKIEEIKRDIINSSATRWDVANTQLTRFETTIGTHLKTEAYLSDLEHEKELLERYPCPRAATFTLTQSTIVEKRLTQNNYRSRIHELLSVEEIARYEQIARYNVRTRLTVASNYILTPAGMATSTAKYSLAGELFALMRLGKDISEDTSPGRLILSNCSSVYISKPEDPDSKADPSKRAVYEALIEDKGKNVIYLKLSAKCVEAMALQADTELEVDIQFQLNRMPYCEWHNAVDKITDFRLIFPATELEPSIPWTPKKQWADSCEPKLNAKQREAVNAITTALSIKLPPILLIGPFGTGKTYTLAQAIKQLLTQPEAKILICTHSNSAADLYIKEYLHPWIEEGLKEATPLRVYYHKRWSATVNGVVQKYCITDGVGNFLRPTVEDIMRHRIVVVTLSISMELATLGLPKGLFTHIFLDEAAQAMECEAIMPLALANDSTRIVLAGDHMQMSPELFSAFAKERKLHISLLERLYDHYPSNFPCKILLCENYRAHEAIIRFTSELFYEQKLVASGKQPRHDRFYPLTFFTTRGEDVQDKNSTAFYNNAEVYEVVERVSELRKRWPSAWGKLNDTSIGIMTPYSDQVFRIRSELRKRRMGGISVERVLNVQGKQFRAVFLSTVRTRRTCMPQGSAPGAASTTSIGDADADYGFLSNSKLLNTAITRAQSLVAVVGDPVALCSIGRCRKVWERFIEICDEHKSLFGLTWSNLRSQLDGVELKRGYVLNPLAPEFVPRALQPEAYLREQAALYLNGPQHGHGGHGPPGPPAHFANAAGMLGPGPAATAHQMNQMAAAMAANQQQLNHMYSTHMAAMMAAAAAVGGKSGNGPGPGTGGGPGPGQGPPPHYGGGGGGGHMGMRGPPPPAPHLRGMPPGGPPPPTQQPGGAGGGGGPPPPYGQYPAMQHWRPPQQGQNQGPGQQQPPQNPNASLWGPPPQTNPWSVLPPSKQPQQPQPPPVSAPGRGPGPLPPPLNANPSLPLRGGSVPPPPPNASAAAQLLRNPSELGYLAKKTLYNHGQAPPHHQLYGPGPGPPPPPSQQQQQPPPMGMQRGSSVPNGPMSPMENGPPPPPYLRHNGSGYNPGAPPLPPQQQPQPPPNPFMYAGKQPSPSSMRFGPLTHELLPPNVSIYEMAFNPKEEQYKWYLKLLETVGQDGANKFADMLRQVMATVQQQQQQQHKPPQQPMVNNPMLNNPHVQRPQYPMMYPQGQQQQQQQQPPQQSVDASPPLENFNQQIDLVFNSIMNGANDVAQPILRDVLGMVAGTGNAPGPPLSNGMNGADLQQQQQQQQQQQQQQQQSRLFAMMQQQQQQQQQAKPPPGPGPLYPNHLGGPGLHQAPPNGGGNLGGVGNTNFMGNAGNALLNDKPYNNVGMHNNVGLNNAGVGGVGIGIGGAGVAGHNNNNNNGMLTNGNNSVPLYRRQALTGNGIGGGNGGYNNMHGMDAGANLIEALFQANNSVVDHSVKSSDHMHGLLYNNFNTLKGGHELDLFQAMAPSVPHSEAANHHQQSSGSSATTYAAVLSQGPQAVVGGGVGTGPSPGQSQAQAGVAGSGTGGKGAQAVGGNDLLEKDPFAAIRELGQATTGFYNYFQ, from the exons GACGCCGAGATCTTCCTGAGCAAGTGGATCAACGAGCTAAGCGGCCAGCAGATCTACTCGGACATATCGAAAACCCTCGAGCGCTACAAGTCCATCATTCAGATGATCATGAATGGTCAGCACAAGGCGCAGGCCCTGAAGATTCCACACGCCCGTCTCGAGGACGAGATGGCCATACTGGACACCAAACTGGATCACTGGGCCACCAACAACCTGCCGCTGGACAAGTACAGCAAGCTGCTCAGCAACAAGGGCTTGAAGAAgcgagagcagcagcagcaacagcagcaacaacagcagcagcagcaacagcagcagaatgGCAATGGGATCGGCAGTTAtgcgagcagcagcagtagctCCTCcaccggcagcagcagcacgatGTCCAGCTCCAGCACAAGCCTTCACAAGACCAACGATCTGCTGGCGGCCATGAAGCTCACGGCAGGAAAACACCAGCCTGGCTCCGGCGACGGATCTGGCTCGGATCAGGGCGATCAGGCGGCTCCATCGACCACCTGCAGCTACTGCACCATCACCTTTCAGACGAGGAACGAGCTGCGACAGCACTGCCAGACCGAGGCCCATCAGAAGGTGATCATGAGCGATGAGG GCCGTGACTGGAAGTGGCGTCCGCCGCCCCGTGGTTACACACTGGACACCTATTCCCTGTGCGAGACGTTTAGCGAGGCACACATCTGCCACTATGGAGCGCAGTGCGTGGAGGCGCATGGACAGGATGAGTTGAACGAGTGGAAGGAGCGCTTCGAGTACcggcggatgcggatgcaAAAGGCCTGTGAGAAGGAGCTCTACGGCAAGTCGTACACGGAGCAAGTGCTGGACCGCTGGATCCAGGCGACAGCACCGGAGCGGGTGATGTGCGAGCGAGTGCCGGACATGGAGGCACGGTGTGAGCAGCAGCTGGTTACTAGCATTAGCTCGAAGACCTCTAAGCGGGAGTGGCTCTTTCAACTGGAGACGAAAAAGCCGCTTAAAGCGGTAGCGCTCTTGCAGGACGCCCATCGAAATCACTTTGCAATGAAGTCCATAAAAATGTGCAAGCCAACTGAAGCCAGCATGGAACTCAAATCAGACCAGGAGTGGCTGGCAGGCAGTTCGTCATCTCAAGCGGAAACATCCAACGACGACTCGGCTGCTTTGATTCACGAAATCACAGTTGAGTTTCACACGGAGATCTATGGAACCTTCCGACAAGCCATCTGCTTCGACGTGGGTCAGGAGCCCTTGCTTGTGAGGCATCTGTGCGTGGATGTGTTGCCTGTGAATGATGCGGAGAAAATCGAGGAGATCAAGCGGGACATCATTAACAGCTCTGCCACGCGATGGGATGTTGCGAATACGCAGCTCACACGCTTCGAAACGACGATTGGCACTCATCTGAAAACGGAGGCGTATCTCAGTGATTTGGAACACGAAAAGGAGCTACTGGAGAGGTATCCCTGTCCAAGGGCAGCCACTTTCACGTTGACACAGTCGACCATTGTGGAGAAGCGGTTGACGCAGAATAACTACCGCTCCCGCATCCACGAGTTGTTGTCAGTGGAGGAGATTGCCCGCTATGAGCAGATAGCGAGGTATAATGTAAGAACTCGCCTCACAGTGGCCTCCAATTATATCCTGACCCCAGCGGGAATGGCCACCAGCACGGCCAAGTATTCCCTGGCTGGTGAACTGTTTGCTCTCATGCGTTTGGGCAAGGACATCTCGGAGGATACGTCGCCTGGCAGATTGATTCTCTCCAACTGCAGCAGTGTGTATATCTCAAAACCCGAGGATCCCGATTCCAAAGCAGATCCAAGTAAACGTGCAGTTTACGAGGCGTTGATCGAGGACAAAGGCAAGAATGTGATTTACTTGAAACTATCCGCTAAATGTGTGGAGGCAATGGCTCTGCAGGCGGATACCGAACTGGAGGTGGATATACAATTCCAGCTGAATCGAATGCCATACTGCGAGTGGCACAATGCGGTGGACAAGATCACTGATTTTCGGCTGATCTTTCCGGCTACGGAACTGGAGCCGAGTATACCGTGGACACCGAAGAAGCAGTGGGCCGATTCCTGTGAACCCAAGTTAAATGCCAAACAAAGGGAGGCTGTGAATGCCATCACCACAGCGTTGAGCATTAAGTTGCCGCCCATCCTGTTGATAGGACCCTTTGGCACCGGAAAAACCTACACACTGGCCCAAGCTATCAAACAACTGCTGACCCAACCAGAGGCCAAAATCCTGATCTGCACACACTCGAATTCAGCCGCTGACCTGTACATCAAGGAGTACCTGCATCCGTGGATCGAGGAGGGTCTGAAGGAGGCCACGCCGCTGAGAGTTTACTACCACAAGAGATGGTCAGCCACTGTAAACGGTGTGGTGCAAAAGTACTGCATCACCGATGGAGTGGGCAACTTCCTTAGGCCCACTGTGGAGGATATAATGCGTCATAGGATTGTAGTTGTTACCCTGAGCATCAGCATGGAGTTGGCCACTCTGGGTCTGCCCAAAGGGCTGTTTACCCACATCTTTCTGGACGAAGCTGCTCAGGCCATGGAATGCGAGGCCATTATGCCGCTGGCTTTAGCTAATGATTCCACAAGGATCGTTTTGGCTGGAGATCACATGCAAATGAGTCCGGAACTGTTCTCAGCCTTTGCCAAGGAACGCAAGCTGCACATTTCGCTGTTGGAGCGGCTGTACGATCACTATCCCTCCAACTTTCCCTGCAAGATTCTGCTGTGCGAGAACTACCGTGCCCACGAGGCCATCATCCGTTTCACTTCGGAGCTTTTCTACGAACAGAAGCTGGTTGCTTCCGGAAAACAGCCACGGCACGATCGCTTTTATCCATTGACCTTCTTTACTACCAGGGGAGAGGATGTTCAGGATAAAAACTCAACTGCTTTCTATAACAATGCTGAAGTTTATGAGGTGGTGGAAAGGGTGTCCGAGCTGCGAAAACGTTGGCCCAGTGCCTGGGGTAAACTGAACGACACCAGCATTGGCATCATGACTCCCTACTCCGATCAGGTGTTTCGCATTCGCTCGGAGCTGAGGAAACGTCGCATGGGTGGAATATCCGTCGAACGAGTGCTCAATGTCCAGGGTAAACAGTTTCGAGCGGTGTTCCTCTCCACAGTTCGAACCCGACGCACCTGCATGCCCCAAGGAAGTGCCCCGGGAGCCGCCTCCACGACCAGCATTGGCGATGCCGACGCGGACTATGGATTCTTGAGCAATTCGAAACTGCTGAACACGGCCATTACGCGTGCCCAGTCTCTGGTAGCTGTGGTTGGTGATCCGGTGGCTCTTTGCTCCATTGGTCGCTGCCGCAAGGTGTGGGAGCGCTTCATCGAAATCTGCGACGAACATAAAAGTCTTTTCGGCTTAACCTGGTCTAACCTGCGCTCCCAGCTGGATGGCGTGGAGCTGAAGCGCGGCTATGTGCTCAATCCGCTGGCTCCCGAGTTTGTGCCACGTGCCCTGCAACCGGAGGCGTATCTGCGGGAGCAGGCCGCTCTCTATCTAAATGGACCGCAACACGGACATGGCGGCCACGGACCGCCGGGTCCTCCGGCACATTTTGCCAACGCAGCTGGAATGCTGGGTCCCGGACCAGCGGCCACTGCTCACCAGATGAATCAAATGGCTGCCGCCATGGCTGCCAATCAGCAACAGCTCAACCACATGTACTCCACCCACATGGCGGCTATGATggccgctgcagctgccgtCGGCGGAAAGTCTGGAAATGGCCCTGGACCAGGAACCGGCGGAGGTCCCGGTCCTGGCCAAGGCCCACCTCCACACTACGGCGGCGGAGGTGGTGGCGGACATATGGGCATGAGGGGACCACCGCCACCGGCGCCGCATCTGCGTGGAATGCCACCCGGTGGACCGCCGCCACCCACACAGCAGCCAGGCGGAGCTGGAGGCGGCGGAGGACCACCGCCACCATATGGCCAATATCCAGCCATGCAGCACTGGCGGCCACCGCAGCAGGGACAGAATCAAGGACCGGGACAACAGCAGCCACCACAAAATCCGAATGCCAGTCTGTGGGGTCCGCCGCCGCAAACGAATCCGTGGAGTGTGCTGCCGCCCAGTaagcagccacagcagcctCAGCCACCACCAGTTAGTGCGCCCGGACGTGGACCGGGACCTTTGCCACCGCCACTCAATGCAAACCCGTCTCTGCCCCTAAGAGGTGGTAGTGTGCCGCCACCTCCGCCGAACGCGTCGGCTGCTGCTCAGCTGCTGAGGAATCCCAGCGAACTGGGCTACTTGGCCAAGAAGACGCTGTACAACCATGGCCAGGCACCGCCGCACCATCAGCTTTATGGACCCGGCCCAggaccaccgccgccgccatcgcagcaacaacagcagccaccGCCGATGGGAATGCAGAGGGGCAGCAGTGTGCCGAACGGACCCATGTCGCCCATGGAGAACGGACCGCCGCCACCGCCCTATCTGAGGCACAATGGAAGTGGCTACAATCCCGGAGCACCACCACTgccaccgcagcagcaaccgcagcCACCACCCAATCCTTTTATGTACGCTGGCAAGCAGCCGTCGCCGAGCTCCATGAGATTTGGCCCACTGACGCACGAGCTACTGCCACCCAATGTAAGCATCTATGAAATGGCTTTCAATCCGAAAGAGGAGCAATACAAGTGGTACCTTAAACTTCTTGAAACCGTGGGCCAGGATGGCGCCAACAAGTTTGCCGACATGCTGCGCCAGGTGATGGCCACagtgcagcaacagcagcagcagcaacataagCCGCCGCAGCAACCGATGGTTAACAACCCAATGCTCAACAATCCGCATGTGCAGCGACCACAGTATCCCATGATGTATCCACAAggtcaacagcagcagcagcaacagcagccgccaCAGCAATCTGTGGATGCTTCACCGCCGCTGGAGAACTTCAACCAGCAGATCGATCTTGTCTTCAATTCGATTATGAATGGAGCCAATGATGTAGCGCAGCCCATACTGCGCGATGTCCTGGGCATGGTAGCTGGCACGGGCAATGCTCCTGGTCCACCGCTTAGCAACGGTATGAACGGAGCCGatctccagcagcagcagcagcagcaacaacaacagcagcagcagcagcagcaaagccGCCTATTTGCCatgatgcagcagcaacaacagcagcagcaacaggccAAGCCACCGCCAGGACCTGGACCACTGTACCCCAATCATCTGGGCGGACCTGGTCTCCACCAGGCGCCGCCCAATGGCGGAGGTAATCTGGGCGGCGTCGGAAACACCAACTTTATGGGCAATG CCGGAAATGCTCTGCTCAATGACAAGCCCTACAACAACGTGGGCATGCACAACAACGTGGGCTTGAACAACGCGGGAGTTGGCGGTGTCGGGATCGGAATCGGCGGCGCAGGAGTGGCCGGacacaacaataataacaacaatggaATGCTGACCAATGGCAACAACTCGGTGCCTTTGTACCGCCGACAGGCGCTCACTGGAAATGGGATTGGAGGCGGAAATGGCGGCTACAACAACATGCATGGAATGGACGCAGGTGCCAACTTGATAGAGGCACTCTTCCAGGCCAACAACTCGGTGGTGGATCACTCGGTGAAGTCGTCGGATCATATGCACGGTCTGCTGTACAACAATTTCAATACGCTGAAGGGCGGGCACGAACTGGATCTGTTCCAGGCCATGGCGCCCAGTGTTCCGCACTCGGAGGCGGCTAATCATCACCAGCAGTCCTCCGGCTCGTCGGCAACCACCTATGCGGCTGTGCTGAGCCAGGGACCACAGGCGGTGGTTGGCGGAGGCGTTGGAACAGGACCATCGCCGGGACAGTCGCAGGCGCAGGCGGGCGTGGCTGGTTCGGGAACGGGCGGCAAGGGCGCGCAGGCGGTTGGTGGCAACGATCTTCTGGAGAAGGATCCGTTCGCGGCTATCCGGGAGTTGGGACAGGCCACGACCGGATTCTACAATTACTTTCAGTGA